TGCCGCCGGAGAGCTGAAAAAAAGCCACTTCATCGGCGGGCGAAGGCGAGGCTACAAAATCCTCTGCCGCTTCGTTGATGAGCGTCGTCAGCGATTGCGTGTCATCGGTGCCATTAATGAAAGCCAGCGTGCGCAGCTCGGGCTGCTGGTGACGAAGCGCATCCAGCCAGAGATCGTCGGCAAACAGGCTATGCTGACGATCGGCAATCAGCAGAGCAGGTGAGATCAGTTTGGCATAGGCGCTCATTTCGGTGCGCTGATGGCTGAACAACGCGTTCACCGGCGCCACGCCGATTTTAAACAGGGCAAACAACACAATGTAAAACTCAGCAACGTTGCCGAGCTGCACCAGTGCGGTATCACCCTGTTTCAGGCCACGCCGCTGGAGCGCGGCGGCAAGGCGGTCTGACTGCTGCGCCAGCTGGCGATAGGTGAGCTGCTGTTCACCACAGATCACCGCCACGGCATCGTTTTCCGCCTGACGGTTAAGGATGTCAGTGAGCGGCAGGTCGATCCAGTAGCCTTTTTGGCGATAGCGCGCGGCGAGATCGTCAGGCCAGCGCGTATAGGAAATAGTCATAGTGGCTTCTCTTATTGCAATCCAAAAGCGCGCAGCATGGTGTCGAGCTTAACGCCGGTTTCATTCCATTCAGATTCCGGCGAGGAATCGGGCACGATGCCTGCGCCGGCAAACAGTCGCACGCGTGTGTTATGAACGGTGCCGCAGCGAATCGTCACGACCCATTCGCCGTCGCCTGCTTCGTTACACCAGCCGACGATGCCGCCAAACAGATGGCGATCAAAAGGTTCCAGCTGAGCAATCAGCTTTTGTGCCCTGGCGTGCGGAAAACCGCTGAGTGCAGGCGTCGGATGCAGCAGGCTGGCGAGAGATAATGCGTTATCGCGTGGATCGCGCGCTTCGCCGTTGATCCAGGTGGCCAGATGCCACAGTGTTGGCGTGGTCACCAGCTGCGGCGTTTCCGGCACCGAAAGCAGCGAACTGCGGCTTTGCAGCACATCGCGCATCGCATCGGTAACCAGCTTGTGCTCGTGACGATCTTTAGAGGAGTGCATCAGGCGCTGGCCGACAGCATTATCCTGTTGCCGATCCTGCTGACGCCGCGCGGAACCGGCTAACGGGCAGGAGCTGAACTCGCCGTTTTGCTTACGTAACAGCAACTCCGGGCTGGCGCCGAGCAGTGAGCCGCCGTCAGGCAGCGGCACATGGAAGTTATAGCTGGTGGGATTCTGGTTAATGATACGGCGCATCAGCATGGCGGTATCGACCGGCCGCTCGGTGGTGATATCCATCAGCCGCGACAGCACGACTTTATCCAGTTCACCCTGCGAGGTGGCGTTTACCGCTTGTGCCACCATGTCGGTAAAGGCGGCATGATCCGGCAGCGCAGTGCGGCTTGTTACCGTGGGTAAAGGCGTATCGGTAAAACCGCCAGCGAGCTGCTGACGATCAAAAAAGTGGCTCGCTTCGGGAATGAACAGCGCCGAAGGCTGACTCGCATCAAAAGGAATCGCGCCGACCATAATGGGATTTTGAATGCCCTGTTGCTTCGCCTCGCTGAACTGTTGGCGAAGCTGGCATTGAAACGCGCCATCGGGCTGTTCAGCGCCTGCCACCGGCGTGGTCAGTCGACTAAAGCACCCTTGAGTCCACAGGCTGCGCCAGGGAGACAGATAGAAGAAGCCGCGACTGACGGCGTCAAAATCCTCTACAAAGGCATTTTCAAACACGGAAGTTTCCACCATAATCCAACCTCTAAATGATAAGAGTAGTGATAATTATTATCATTTGTATTGTGGCTCTGTAACCTACGTCGATTGCCGTTCAGAGTCAATAAACAGGGCGCATTTTCTTCGCGTCGAGCCGTCAGACGGCGATTTTTGCGCCTGTTTGACCGCCGCTTTAAAGGAGTGAATTACGTGAAAGCCAGACCGTTTATTGTTACCGCCACGCTGCTGTGCTCGCTGTTTAGCATGATGGCGCATGCTGCCGGAAGCTGGCCGCGCGAGATTAAAAGTGCGCAGGGCACCCTTACCCTGGCGCAGGCACCACAGCGGATTGTTTCTACCAGCGTTACCCTGACCGGATCGCTGCTGGCCATTGACGCGCCGGTTGTCGCCAGTGGCGCCACCGCACCGGGCGGCCGTCTGGCGGATAAGCAGGGCTTTTTCCATCAGTGGGGCGACGTCGCCGCGCAGCGCGGCGTGAAGCGTCTCTATATTGGTGAAGCCAATGCCGAGGCGATTGCGGAACAGGCGCCGGATCTGATTGTGGTCAGCGCCACCGGCAACGACTCCGCCATTAAGCTGGTGGATCAGCTGTCGGCAATTGCACCGGTGCTGGTGGTTAATTACGATGATAAGAGCTGGCAGCAGGTGGTTGCGACGCTGGGAGAGGCCACCGGGCATGAGGCGAAGGCAGCGCAAATTGTGAAGGATTTTGATCGTCGCGAAGCGGCGCTGAAGAAGAAGATCACGCTGCCACCACAGCCCGTCACGGCAATGGTGTATAACGCCGGTGGCCGCTCCACCAATATCTGGACCGCTGATTCTGCGCAGGGAAAGCTGCTGCAGCAGCTCGGTTTCACGCTGGCCAGGCCGCCTGTGAGTCAAACCAGCCACAGCATGGGTAAGCGAAAAGATATCATTCAGTCTGGCGGTGAGAATCTGGCCACCGATCTCAATGGCCAGAGCTATCTGCTGTTTGCCGCCACGGAGGCGGACGCCAGCGCCCTGATGCAAAATCCGTTTCTTGCCGATACCGCGGCGGTAAAAGCAAAACGGGTGTATGCGCTGGGCACCGATACCTTCCGTCTGGACTACTTTAG
The sequence above is drawn from the Duffyella gerundensis genome and encodes:
- the fepB gene encoding Fe2+-enterobactin ABC transporter substrate-binding protein, encoding MMAHAAGSWPREIKSAQGTLTLAQAPQRIVSTSVTLTGSLLAIDAPVVASGATAPGGRLADKQGFFHQWGDVAAQRGVKRLYIGEANAEAIAEQAPDLIVVSATGNDSAIKLVDQLSAIAPVLVVNYDDKSWQQVVATLGEATGHEAKAAQIVKDFDRREAALKKKITLPPQPVTAMVYNAGGRSTNIWTADSAQGKLLQQLGFTLARPPVSQTSHSMGKRKDIIQSGGENLATDLNGQSYLLFAATEADASALMQNPFLADTAAVKAKRVYALGTDTFRLDYFSASNLLTRLETLFTSS
- a CDS encoding isochorismate synthase — its product is MVETSVFENAFVEDFDAVSRGFFYLSPWRSLWTQGCFSRLTTPVAGAEQPDGAFQCQLRQQFSEAKQQGIQNPIMVGAIPFDASQPSALFIPEASHFFDRQQLAGGFTDTPLPTVTSRTALPDHAAFTDMVAQAVNATSQGELDKVVLSRLMDITTERPVDTAMLMRRIINQNPTSYNFHVPLPDGGSLLGASPELLLRKQNGEFSSCPLAGSARRQQDRQQDNAVGQRLMHSSKDRHEHKLVTDAMRDVLQSRSSLLSVPETPQLVTTPTLWHLATWINGEARDPRDNALSLASLLHPTPALSGFPHARAQKLIAQLEPFDRHLFGGIVGWCNEAGDGEWVVTIRCGTVHNTRVRLFAGAGIVPDSSPESEWNETGVKLDTMLRAFGLQ